A stretch of the Corynebacterium maris DSM 45190 genome encodes the following:
- a CDS encoding DedA family protein gives MTTASAAPAEKQEPELPDFLENPDRTDKLLFAALLLMGLWSLALIPLRAWLLSHPLAYTLMVGGYTSAVVSGANASVGNGHWLVFLLCTVVGAVKFMPIYWAMGRKWGLEFIDMSLQYMPRAHRVFRRAVDSESPRLLAGTVALIPVAYLPGPVPGTVVNAVAGLLRIRFWVMLAINVASILVVNGLMMWLGYSFGDQVLDVVEVVNRYLLWITLGLLALMIFRAWWRNRKKAEAGERGK, from the coding sequence ATGACGACTGCCTCCGCTGCGCCCGCCGAGAAACAAGAACCGGAGCTGCCGGATTTCCTCGAAAATCCCGACCGCACCGACAAACTCCTGTTCGCGGCGTTGCTCCTCATGGGCCTCTGGTCGCTGGCGTTGATCCCGCTGCGCGCCTGGCTGCTGTCGCACCCGTTGGCTTACACCCTGATGGTCGGCGGCTACACCAGCGCGGTGGTCTCCGGGGCCAACGCCTCGGTGGGTAACGGCCACTGGCTGGTCTTTTTGTTGTGCACGGTGGTGGGGGCGGTGAAATTCATGCCGATCTACTGGGCGATGGGCCGCAAATGGGGTCTGGAATTCATCGACATGTCTCTGCAGTACATGCCGCGGGCGCACCGTGTCTTCCGTCGCGCGGTGGACTCGGAATCCCCGCGGCTGCTGGCAGGCACCGTGGCGCTGATCCCCGTCGCCTACCTGCCGGGCCCGGTGCCGGGCACAGTAGTCAACGCCGTGGCGGGGCTGCTGCGCATCCGCTTCTGGGTCATGCTGGCCATCAACGTCGCCAGCATCCTCGTCGTCAACGGACTGATGATGTGGCTGGGCTATAGCTTCGGCGACCAGGTGCTGGACGTGGTGGAGGTGGTCAACCGCTACCTGCTGTGGATCACCCTGGGACTGCTCGCGCTGATGATCTTCCGGGCCTGGTGGCGCAACCGTAAGAAGGCGGAGGCAGGCGAGCGCGGGAAGTAG
- the trmD gene encoding tRNA (guanosine(37)-N1)-methyltransferase TrmD: MRLDVLTIFPEYLEPLRHALLGKAIEQKILSIGVHDLRQWATDRHKSVDDTPMGGGPGMVMKPEVWGPALDDAAAGAGPVAETLDLTTASPHLSAPRHDDLAGVDTQTYETGDEDRSKPLLLVPTPAGKPFTQADAQAWSTEEHIVFACGRYEGIDQRVVDDAANRYRVREVSIGDYVLIGGEVAVLVIAEAVVRLVPGVLGNQSSHQEDSFSDGLLEGPSYTKPRSWRGLDVPEVLTSGNHALIDRWRRDQSLLRTRAVRPELLDAVELSAADRRALEQG; the protein is encoded by the coding sequence ATGCGCCTCGACGTCCTCACCATCTTCCCGGAATACCTCGAACCGCTGCGCCACGCCCTGCTGGGCAAAGCCATCGAACAAAAAATCCTGAGCATCGGCGTCCACGACCTGCGCCAGTGGGCCACCGACCGTCACAAGTCCGTCGACGACACCCCGATGGGCGGTGGCCCCGGCATGGTCATGAAACCGGAGGTCTGGGGCCCGGCGCTCGACGACGCCGCGGCCGGCGCCGGGCCCGTGGCGGAGACCCTTGACCTGACCACCGCCAGCCCGCACCTGAGCGCGCCGCGCCACGACGACTTGGCGGGCGTCGACACACAGACCTACGAGACGGGCGACGAGGACCGCTCCAAGCCGTTGCTGCTCGTGCCCACCCCCGCCGGAAAGCCTTTCACGCAGGCCGACGCACAAGCCTGGTCCACCGAGGAACACATCGTCTTCGCGTGTGGCCGCTACGAGGGCATCGACCAGCGCGTCGTCGACGACGCCGCGAACCGCTACCGGGTGCGCGAGGTCTCCATCGGCGACTACGTGCTCATCGGCGGAGAAGTGGCCGTCCTCGTCATCGCCGAGGCCGTCGTGCGCCTAGTCCCCGGCGTGTTGGGCAATCAGTCCAGCCACCAAGAGGACAGCTTCTCTGACGGGTTGTTGGAAGGCCCCAGCTACACCAAGCCCCGTTCCTGGCGCGGACTCGACGTGCCCGAGGTGCTCACCAGCGGCAACCATGCCCTGATCGACCGGTGGCGCCGCGACCAGTCGCTGCTGCGCACCCGCGCCGTACGTCCGGAGCTGCTGGACGCCGTGGAGCTCAGCGCCGCCGATCGCCGGGCGCTCGAGCAAGGCTGA
- the rimM gene encoding ribosome maturation factor RimM (Essential for efficient processing of 16S rRNA), translating into MELMIGRVIKSHGIRGEVAVDVTTDEPETRYAVGAELTGRQGNREQSLTVATVRPHQGRLLVKFEEIPDRTAADGLRGMRFFAAPLEADDNDDGFYDHELEGLRVLHEGADIGEVTGVLHNPGQDVLEVRLTDGAEALIPFVLAIVPEVDLDAGAVTVTPPEGLLDL; encoded by the coding sequence ATGGAATTGATGATCGGCCGAGTGATCAAGTCGCACGGCATCCGCGGCGAAGTGGCCGTCGACGTGACCACCGACGAACCTGAGACCCGCTACGCCGTCGGCGCAGAACTCACCGGTCGGCAAGGCAACCGCGAGCAGTCGCTGACCGTGGCCACCGTTCGGCCGCACCAGGGCCGCCTGCTGGTCAAATTCGAGGAGATCCCCGACCGCACCGCCGCCGACGGCCTGCGCGGCATGCGCTTTTTCGCCGCCCCGCTGGAGGCCGACGACAACGACGACGGCTTCTACGACCACGAACTCGAAGGGCTGCGCGTCCTGCACGAGGGCGCCGACATCGGCGAGGTCACCGGCGTGCTGCACAACCCCGGCCAGGACGTCCTGGAGGTCCGGCTCACCGACGGCGCCGAAGCCCTCATCCCCTTCGTCCTGGCCATCGTCCCCGAGGTCGATCTCGACGCGGGCGCCGTGACCGTCACCCCGCCGGAAGGGTTGCTGGATCTCTGA
- a CDS encoding class I SAM-dependent methyltransferase: MTTHLPGSDRPADKVGGHWLLARAGKKVLRPGGRETTDWLLDQADVAGRTVVEFAPGLGVTARAVLARGPGRYLGVDSDPAASARLDDLLAPPHRAVTADASATGLDDACADMVLSEAMLTMQGDRTKREIMAEAARLLRPGGTYAVHEMALTPDDLPDVVATDIRATLAKTIRVNARPLTIAEWVTLAEDTGFEVTATYVTDMGLLDPRRLVADEGVFGVARIAFNVARQPDVRRRVLAMRRVFTEHRAHLRGVGLILTKR, encoded by the coding sequence ATGACCACTCACCTGCCCGGCTCCGACCGCCCCGCGGACAAAGTCGGCGGCCACTGGCTGCTCGCGCGTGCGGGCAAGAAGGTGCTGCGCCCCGGCGGCCGCGAAACCACCGACTGGCTGCTCGACCAAGCGGACGTCGCCGGCCGCACTGTCGTCGAATTCGCGCCCGGCCTCGGCGTCACCGCCCGCGCCGTCCTCGCCCGCGGGCCGGGGAGATACCTCGGCGTCGACTCCGACCCGGCAGCCAGCGCCCGGCTCGACGACCTCCTCGCCCCTCCCCACCGGGCGGTCACCGCCGACGCCTCCGCCACCGGACTCGACGACGCCTGCGCCGACATGGTCCTCAGCGAGGCGATGCTCACCATGCAGGGCGACCGCACCAAACGCGAGATCATGGCCGAAGCAGCCCGTCTCCTGCGCCCCGGCGGCACGTACGCCGTGCATGAAATGGCCCTGACCCCCGACGACCTTCCGGACGTCGTGGCCACGGACATCCGCGCCACGCTGGCGAAAACCATCCGCGTCAACGCCCGCCCCCTGACCATCGCCGAATGGGTCACCCTCGCCGAGGACACCGGCTTCGAGGTCACCGCCACCTACGTCACGGACATGGGCCTTCTCGATCCACGCCGCCTAGTGGCCGACGAAGGCGTCTTCGGCGTGGCACGCATCGCCTTCAACGTCGCCCGGCAACCGGACGTTCGCCGCCGCGTCCTCGCCATGCGCAGAGTCTTCACCGAGCACCGCGCACACCTGCGCGGCGTCGGCCTGATCCTGACCAAACGCTAG
- a CDS encoding cupin domain-containing protein produces MTVLALPELAPQPNPDRPRPGVKRLLQGDGANLIVFSFAPGQDLPDHKAAHPITVQCLSGTLDFTCGGERVRMEPGTVIHLREHVIHAVECPADAQGVAVLLLTMLTGERHQQD; encoded by the coding sequence ATGACCGTGCTGGCCTTGCCGGAGCTGGCGCCGCAGCCGAACCCGGACCGTCCCCGCCCCGGAGTCAAGCGCCTGCTGCAGGGCGACGGCGCCAATCTCATCGTCTTCTCCTTCGCCCCCGGCCAGGACCTGCCGGACCACAAGGCCGCCCACCCCATCACCGTGCAGTGCCTGAGCGGCACGCTCGACTTCACCTGCGGCGGCGAACGCGTGCGCATGGAGCCGGGCACGGTGATCCACCTGCGCGAGCACGTCATTCATGCGGTGGAATGCCCCGCCGACGCACAAGGGGTGGCGGTCCTGCTGCTGACGATGCTCACCGGCGAGCGTCACCAGCAGGACTAG
- a CDS encoding TIGR04053 family radical SAM/SPASM domain-containing protein, which translates to MTVSPPRRSRAVRTVRHDIASKPFIAIWEVTRACQLVCQHCRADAQHEPAPGQLSTEQGKRLLESLAGYDTPRPLVVLTGGDPFERGDLEELTAYGTALGLNVSLSPSVTPRLTRERLAGLRAAGGSALSLSLDGACAETHDSFRGFGGTFDRTLEIARDVTDLGYRLQVNSTLTADNVREAPDMLARVLEMGAKLWSVFFLVPTGRGSSLRGLSAQQREDALWWLAEVADRVAIKTTEAPQYRRVALQRRQGVTHEGGELYRELTARTAELLGPNERPRTPRPPMAVNAGSGFVFIDHVGDVYPNGFLPLRCGNVTDEELAAIYSHSPVFQALRDPSRWEGKCSVCEFADVCGGSRSTAYALTGNALASDPTCAYVPDRAAEGAGR; encoded by the coding sequence ATGACCGTCTCCCCGCCTCGGCGCTCCCGCGCGGTGCGCACCGTGCGCCACGACATCGCCAGCAAGCCTTTCATCGCCATCTGGGAGGTCACCCGCGCCTGCCAGCTGGTCTGTCAGCACTGCCGCGCCGATGCCCAGCACGAGCCCGCCCCGGGGCAGTTGAGCACCGAGCAGGGTAAGCGGTTGCTGGAGTCCTTGGCCGGGTACGACACACCGCGCCCGCTGGTGGTGCTCACTGGCGGCGACCCCTTTGAGCGGGGTGACTTGGAGGAGCTGACGGCCTACGGTACCGCGCTCGGCCTGAACGTCTCCTTGTCGCCGTCGGTGACCCCGCGCCTGACGCGGGAGCGCCTGGCCGGGCTGCGTGCCGCCGGGGGATCGGCGCTGTCGCTGTCCCTCGACGGGGCCTGCGCCGAGACCCATGACAGCTTCCGCGGTTTCGGCGGCACCTTCGACCGCACCCTGGAGATCGCCCGCGACGTCACGGACCTGGGCTACCGGCTGCAGGTCAACTCCACGCTCACCGCGGACAACGTCCGGGAGGCCCCGGACATGCTGGCCCGCGTGCTGGAGATGGGCGCCAAGCTGTGGAGCGTGTTCTTCCTCGTGCCCACCGGGCGCGGCAGCAGCCTGCGCGGCCTGAGCGCGCAGCAGCGGGAGGACGCGTTGTGGTGGCTGGCGGAGGTCGCCGACCGGGTGGCGATCAAGACGACGGAGGCGCCGCAGTATCGGCGGGTGGCCCTGCAGCGCCGACAGGGCGTGACCCACGAAGGTGGTGAGTTGTACCGGGAATTGACCGCGCGCACCGCCGAGTTGCTCGGCCCGAATGAGCGCCCGCGCACCCCGCGCCCGCCCATGGCGGTCAACGCCGGCAGCGGGTTCGTGTTCATCGACCACGTCGGCGACGTCTACCCCAACGGTTTCCTCCCCTTGCGCTGCGGAAACGTCACAGACGAGGAGTTGGCGGCGATCTACTCGCACTCGCCGGTGTTTCAGGCGTTGCGCGACCCCTCCCGATGGGAGGGAAAGTGCTCGGTGTGCGAGTTCGCCGACGTGTGCGGCGGTTCGCGATCGACGGCCTACGCCCTGACGGGCAATGCGTTGGCCTCTGACCCGACGTGCGCGTATGTCCCCGACCGCGCGGCAGAGGGGGCGGGCCGCTAG
- the rpsP gene encoding 30S ribosomal protein S16, with the protein MAVKIKLQRIGKIRTPHYRVIIADARTRRSGSVIENIGVYEPKQEPSRIEIDSERAQYWLGVGAQPTEPVLALLKVTGDWQKHKGLEGAEGTLKVAEEKPSKLDLFNQALAEANDAPSAESVVEKKQKAKEEAEAKAAAEAEAAAAAEAAAETESAEGEAEEKKDEE; encoded by the coding sequence ATGGCCGTCAAGATCAAGCTGCAGCGCATCGGTAAGATCCGCACCCCGCACTACCGCGTCATCATCGCCGACGCCCGCACCCGTCGTTCGGGCAGCGTCATCGAGAACATCGGCGTCTACGAGCCGAAGCAGGAGCCGTCCCGCATCGAGATCGATTCCGAGCGCGCACAGTACTGGCTGGGAGTCGGCGCACAGCCGACCGAGCCGGTGCTCGCCCTGCTGAAGGTGACCGGCGACTGGCAGAAGCACAAGGGACTTGAGGGCGCCGAGGGCACCCTCAAGGTCGCGGAAGAGAAGCCGTCCAAGCTGGACCTGTTCAACCAGGCCCTGGCTGAGGCCAACGACGCTCCGTCCGCCGAGTCCGTCGTCGAGAAGAAGCAGAAGGCCAAGGAAGAGGCGGAGGCCAAGGCCGCCGCTGAGGCTGAGGCTGCCGCCGCCGCTGAGGCCGCCGCCGAGACCGAGTCCGCTGAGGGCGAGGCCGAGGAGAAGAAGGACGAGGAGTAA
- a CDS encoding acyltransferase family protein, which produces MSTTTTTRSSTYRPELDGLRGIAIGLVVIFHVFVGRVSGGVDVFLLLSGYFFLGSQLRYAARRNASLNPWWPLWRTVRRLLPALAVVLIATVALAWWLTPQLITPELTSQLNASLFYYLNWELIDQQAAYAAASADTSPLQHLWSMSVQGQFYLFAIAFALFFAWLVSRHGWTGRRVRRLAGPILILLTVLSFAWACRHGFVGTPGNYYSTFARMWELTLGAVLVLYLPHLQLPRRLAGPATGLGLALIAVTGLIIPTSLAFPGPAALIPISGAVLIIVGGGHGNTAKLMASKPAIWLGDVAYSLYLWHWPLLIILTTATGNETPPLWLGVLVVALSLILADVTHRFVETPLRQHRRRPTAEETPAKVALESLRRAPGQRRAAGGVMVAGLVATLLSVGPLYAGYLSRIDDQELDPAVYPGARVVAGADAPGGVDPRPDLALVSDIFPAPAGDGCLIYNDEPHDRYATENIDGDPCVYGDPAAEQTVVLAGGSHAETWMVPLDELGQEFGFRVIPFLRQSCPTVLGENFGVDADCAAWNEGAVAQIIDLDPEAVVSTSTRPLNWDGTGPDAVPLGYEAFWRALDDSQIPFLGLRDNPWIVPPADGVEDANQCLLQHQAGGDTFFHHEDPILACSIPREQVYSPVDPAAAVLEQYPNAVAVDTADWFCAAETCPPIIGNIPVYRDKDHISNAYASSMRGLVWDYLGPALGR; this is translated from the coding sequence GTGTCCACCACCACAACCACTCGCTCATCGACCTACCGGCCAGAACTCGACGGCCTGCGCGGCATCGCCATCGGACTGGTCGTCATCTTCCATGTCTTCGTCGGCCGGGTCTCCGGCGGCGTGGACGTCTTCCTGCTCCTGTCCGGATACTTTTTCCTCGGCTCGCAGCTGCGTTACGCGGCCCGCCGCAACGCCTCCTTAAACCCCTGGTGGCCGTTGTGGCGCACCGTGCGCCGACTGCTCCCGGCCCTGGCCGTGGTGCTCATCGCGACGGTCGCCCTCGCCTGGTGGTTGACGCCGCAGCTGATCACCCCGGAGCTGACGTCACAGTTGAACGCCAGCCTCTTCTACTACCTCAACTGGGAGCTCATCGACCAGCAGGCCGCCTACGCCGCGGCCTCCGCGGACACCTCCCCGCTGCAGCACCTGTGGTCGATGTCTGTGCAGGGGCAGTTCTACCTGTTCGCGATCGCCTTCGCCCTGTTCTTCGCCTGGCTGGTCAGCCGTCACGGATGGACCGGCCGACGGGTGCGCCGCCTGGCCGGGCCCATACTGATCCTGCTCACTGTGCTCTCCTTCGCGTGGGCCTGCCGCCACGGCTTCGTCGGCACCCCGGGAAACTACTACTCGACGTTCGCTCGGATGTGGGAGCTGACCCTGGGCGCGGTGCTCGTGCTGTACCTGCCGCACCTGCAGTTGCCGCGACGCCTGGCCGGCCCGGCCACCGGCCTGGGGCTGGCCCTGATCGCCGTCACGGGCCTGATCATTCCGACCTCGCTGGCCTTCCCCGGCCCCGCCGCCCTCATCCCGATCAGCGGCGCCGTGCTGATCATCGTGGGTGGCGGCCACGGGAACACAGCGAAGCTGATGGCCTCCAAACCGGCGATCTGGCTGGGCGACGTCGCCTACTCGCTCTACCTGTGGCACTGGCCGCTGCTGATCATCTTGACCACCGCCACGGGCAACGAGACGCCCCCGCTCTGGCTGGGCGTGCTCGTGGTCGCGCTCTCCCTGATCCTGGCGGACGTCACGCACCGCTTCGTGGAAACCCCGCTGCGGCAACACCGCCGCCGGCCGACCGCCGAAGAAACCCCCGCCAAGGTCGCGCTCGAGTCGCTGCGACGAGCTCCCGGACAGCGTCGCGCAGCCGGTGGTGTGATGGTCGCGGGACTGGTCGCCACTCTACTCAGCGTAGGTCCGCTCTACGCCGGCTATCTCAGTCGCATAGACGACCAGGAGCTCGACCCCGCGGTCTATCCCGGGGCCCGCGTCGTCGCGGGGGCCGATGCTCCCGGCGGCGTTGACCCCCGCCCCGACCTTGCCCTTGTTTCCGACATTTTTCCCGCTCCCGCAGGAGACGGTTGCCTGATCTACAACGATGAGCCGCACGACCGCTACGCCACCGAAAACATCGACGGGGATCCGTGCGTCTACGGGGACCCGGCGGCCGAGCAAACGGTCGTCTTAGCAGGTGGCTCCCACGCGGAAACGTGGATGGTGCCGCTGGATGAGCTCGGTCAGGAGTTCGGTTTCCGGGTCATCCCTTTCCTCCGGCAGTCTTGCCCGACGGTGTTGGGCGAAAATTTCGGCGTCGACGCCGACTGCGCCGCCTGGAATGAAGGCGCCGTGGCCCAGATCATCGACTTGGATCCGGAGGCGGTGGTCTCCACTTCCACCCGCCCGCTGAACTGGGACGGCACAGGGCCGGACGCGGTGCCACTGGGTTATGAGGCGTTTTGGCGGGCCCTGGACGACTCCCAGATCCCCTTCCTCGGGTTACGCGACAACCCCTGGATCGTCCCCCCGGCCGACGGCGTCGAAGACGCGAACCAATGCCTGCTGCAACACCAGGCTGGCGGAGACACCTTCTTCCACCATGAGGATCCGATCCTCGCTTGCTCCATTCCCCGCGAGCAGGTGTATTCCCCAGTGGACCCCGCCGCAGCGGTGCTCGAGCAGTACCCGAACGCCGTCGCCGTAGACACCGCCGACTGGTTCTGCGCCGCTGAAACATGCCCGCCGATCATCGGCAACATCCCCGTCTATCGGGATAAAGACCACATCTCCAACGCCTATGCCTCGTCGATGCGTGGCCTGGTGTGGGATTACCTCGGCCCGGCCCTCGGCCGTTAA
- the ffh gene encoding signal recognition particle protein: MFESLSDRLQSSLKGLRGKGKLTEEDINATMREIRLALLEADVSLAVVRGFVKRVKARALGAEVSEALNPAQQVIKIVNEELVDILGGETRRVQLAKNPPTVIMLAGLQGAGKTTLAGKLAKYFSKQGHTPMLVACDLQRPGAVQQLEIVGQRAEVPTFAPDPGTSIDSHGHEMGTSHGDPVAVAQAGVEEARRSQHDIVIIDTAGRLGIDETLMTQARDIREAVDPDEVLFVIDAMIGQDAVTTAQAFADGVDFTGVVLTKLDGDARGGAALSIREVTGKPILFASTGEKLDAFDVFHPDRMANRILGMGDMLSLIEQAETVMDQSKAEEAAAKIGTGEMTLDDFLDQLLMVRKMGPLGNIMKMLPGGKQMNDMADMVDEKQLDRIQAIIRGMTPAERTNPKILNASRRKRIAGGSGVTVADINQLIERFNEAKKMMGKMAGQMGMGGVKRSATKKKPKGRRTKSGKRKPVKNRQSGGGMPNMAQLQQMQQQMGGGGMPDLSQMGNLPKDMDGIDLNNLDFNEAMKRMGGKKKF; encoded by the coding sequence GTGTTTGAGTCTCTGTCCGACCGCCTCCAATCATCCCTCAAGGGGCTGCGGGGCAAGGGCAAGCTGACCGAAGAGGACATCAACGCCACCATGCGCGAGATCCGTCTCGCGCTGCTGGAGGCGGACGTGTCGCTCGCGGTCGTGCGTGGCTTTGTCAAGCGTGTCAAGGCGCGCGCCCTCGGCGCCGAGGTGTCGGAGGCGCTGAACCCGGCGCAGCAGGTCATCAAGATCGTCAACGAGGAACTCGTCGACATCCTCGGCGGGGAAACCCGCCGCGTGCAGCTGGCGAAGAACCCGCCGACCGTGATCATGCTCGCCGGCCTCCAGGGCGCGGGTAAAACCACCCTGGCCGGCAAACTGGCCAAGTACTTCAGCAAGCAGGGCCACACCCCGATGCTGGTGGCCTGTGACCTGCAGCGCCCCGGCGCGGTGCAGCAGCTGGAGATCGTCGGTCAGCGCGCCGAGGTGCCCACCTTCGCCCCGGACCCGGGGACCTCGATCGATTCCCACGGCCACGAGATGGGCACCTCCCACGGCGACCCCGTCGCCGTGGCGCAGGCGGGCGTCGAGGAGGCGCGCCGCTCCCAGCACGACATCGTGATCATCGATACCGCGGGCCGTCTCGGCATCGACGAGACGTTGATGACCCAGGCACGCGACATCCGCGAGGCCGTCGACCCGGATGAGGTCCTCTTCGTCATCGACGCGATGATCGGCCAGGACGCGGTGACCACCGCGCAGGCCTTCGCCGACGGCGTCGATTTCACCGGCGTGGTGCTGACCAAGCTCGACGGCGACGCCCGCGGCGGCGCCGCCCTGTCCATCCGTGAGGTCACCGGCAAGCCGATCCTGTTCGCCTCCACCGGCGAGAAGCTCGACGCTTTCGACGTCTTCCACCCGGACCGCATGGCCAACCGCATTCTGGGCATGGGCGACATGCTCTCGCTCATCGAGCAGGCCGAGACGGTCATGGACCAGTCCAAGGCAGAGGAAGCCGCCGCCAAGATCGGCACCGGCGAAATGACGCTGGATGACTTCCTCGACCAGCTGCTCATGGTGCGCAAGATGGGCCCGTTGGGCAACATCATGAAGATGCTGCCGGGCGGCAAGCAGATGAACGACATGGCCGACATGGTCGACGAGAAGCAGCTCGACCGGATTCAGGCCATCATCCGCGGCATGACGCCGGCGGAGCGCACGAACCCGAAGATCTTGAACGCGTCGCGCCGTAAGCGCATCGCGGGTGGTTCGGGTGTGACCGTGGCGGACATCAACCAGCTCATCGAACGCTTCAACGAGGCGAAGAAGATGATGGGCAAGATGGCCGGCCAGATGGGGATGGGCGGGGTGAAGCGTTCGGCGACGAAGAAGAAGCCGAAGGGTCGCCGCACCAAGAGCGGCAAGCGTAAGCCCGTGAAGAACCGGCAGTCCGGCGGCGGCATGCCGAACATGGCGCAGTTGCAGCAGATGCAGCAGCAGATGGGCGGCGGGGGCATGCCCGACCTGTCGCAGATGGGAAATCTGCCGAAGGACATGGACGGCATCGACTTGAATAACCTCGATTTCAACGAGGCCATGAAGCGCATGGGCGGCAAGAAGAAGTTCTAG
- a CDS encoding cation:proton antiporter has protein sequence MDALTIIANILVILGAVNLAVCGAGMLYFRDVFARMSVLGTASGFGVSFIVIGAFLLDPSWWNALVGVAAVILLIGTSAIGSTLIARSALLRGNRIVDQRFNEAEVETTS, from the coding sequence ATGGATGCCCTGACCATAATCGCCAACATCCTCGTCATTCTCGGCGCCGTCAACCTCGCCGTCTGCGGCGCGGGCATGCTGTATTTCCGGGACGTCTTCGCCCGGATGTCGGTGCTGGGCACCGCCTCCGGGTTCGGCGTCAGCTTCATCGTCATCGGTGCGTTCCTGCTCGACCCGAGCTGGTGGAACGCGCTGGTCGGAGTGGCCGCCGTGATCCTGTTGATCGGCACCTCCGCCATCGGTTCGACCCTGATCGCACGTTCGGCGCTGCTGCGCGGCAACCGGATCGTGGATCAGCGCTTCAATGAAGCGGAGGTGGAGACAACTTCCTAG
- a CDS encoding monovalent cation/H+ antiporter complex subunit F — protein sequence MTVINIAIVIIGLTALPGAYRMLMGPTRADRVSAADFLLFILVALLALVGVSKASGFTFDLVFVAALVGFLSAVSLSRALMRGTR from the coding sequence ATGACAGTCATCAACATCGCGATCGTCATCATCGGCCTGACGGCGCTGCCCGGCGCCTACCGGATGCTGATGGGCCCGACCCGCGCCGACCGGGTGTCCGCGGCCGACTTCCTGCTGTTCATCCTGGTGGCGCTGCTGGCGCTGGTCGGCGTGTCCAAGGCCAGCGGCTTCACCTTCGACCTGGTGTTCGTCGCGGCGCTCGTGGGCTTCCTCAGCGCAGTCTCGCTGTCGCGCGCACTGATGAGGGGGACCCGCTGA
- a CDS encoding Na+/H+ antiporter subunit E, with protein sequence MTNILSWPFRVIGFWLWYLKEFLTSNMSVLKDIVTPGHLSTPGIARYECRSLTDGYYTLFAALVTVTPGTLVVGAAETTDEGVRVMYVHGMYNESADELRADLRDMEERMLKGLMLQPKFNEGAQ encoded by the coding sequence ATGACGAACATACTTTCCTGGCCGTTCCGCGTGATCGGATTCTGGCTCTGGTACCTCAAAGAATTCCTGACCTCGAACATGTCGGTGCTCAAAGACATCGTCACGCCCGGACACCTGTCGACGCCCGGCATCGCGCGCTACGAGTGCCGCAGCCTGACCGACGGCTACTACACGCTGTTCGCGGCGTTGGTGACCGTCACCCCGGGCACGCTGGTCGTCGGCGCGGCGGAGACCACCGACGAGGGCGTGCGCGTCATGTACGTCCACGGCATGTACAACGAATCGGCCGACGAGCTGCGCGCAGACCTCCGCGACATGGAGGAACGCATGCTCAAAGGGCTGATGCTGCAGCCGAAGTTCAACGAAGGAGCGCAATGA